A region of the Planctomycetaceae bacterium genome:
GTGCGGCGGATACATCGAACCGACCGGCACGCTGTACAGCGGAATGCCCAGAGTTCCCAGGCGGCTGGCCTCCATTTCCGGAGCATTCAGCTTTGTCTGCCGTCCGTCTGTAAACATTACGATTCCGTTGACTCGACCGCCGCTGTCTTCGGTGACGGCGCTGGTCAGGACGCTGACGATGTCCGTGCCTCCGGGAACCAGTGAGCTTCGGTCGGAATCCAGCAGCGGCTGAAGCTGGTCGCCTGTGACGGCTTGCTGTTCGACGGCAAACGCCCGCAGGTCCACCGGTTGTTCGTGCTGCAGCGTTTCCAGCAGATCATTCGGCCTGGACTGCAGCAGACGCCGGACAAATTCCACTCGCGGCATCCTTCGCAGTTCTTCAAAGATGCCGTTGATGTGTTCGCGGCGGGCGTCTGCGAGAGTTCCGTCCACGGCCGCGTTTCCGTTGGTTGACGCGCCCCAGTCCGGCTGCCGTCCTTCTTCGAACGCGGCGATCCAGCTTTCGATCAGGGCATCCGTGGCGTCGTTGCCCAGCATTCCCAGCGCCTGAGCCCACCGCAGCATTTCCGCCCTGCTGGCCTGCCGATCGGCGGTTTCCATGCTTTCCGACACATCCACGGCCACCAGCAACCGGCCCCGTGAGTCCGTGTCCCACGTTCTTGTCAGCACCGGCTGCAGCAGCGTCAACAGCAGAGTCAGCAACACCAGCATCCGCAGGCCCAGCAGCAGCATTCCCGTGCCGCGACTCACCAGCCGGCGTTCATACTTCATCAGAAAAACGCACAGCACCGCGGCAGCGATCGCGGCGATCACCGCTGTCGTCGTCCACGCCGCGGACTGCAGGCCGGAAAAAGTCAGTCTCCAGTTCATGGCATCACTGTACTGCAAGTCGAGTTTCGCGGTCAGCCGCCGGATGAAAAAGTGTTTTGGCGCCGGAAACAGCCGGACGCGTTCGTGCGTCATGCTCCGGGACTCCGGTCCGGGAACGAATGATGACTTCCGGTTTCGGAATTGCGAAATACAGTTCCGTCGGCCACAGTTTGACAAGACCGGTGACTTCGTTACCGCGCGCCGCACACGACTTTTCACAACCCACGCTCAGCAGGTTGCCGCATTGATAACTCGCATTACCGGAATTCTGGTTCATCTTTCCGACGTCGCCGCCACGCTGAAGATTGGCGGGTTTGAACACGAAGTGCTTGTTCCCGATCTGGTTCGCCGGCAGTTGCAGGGCAGGCTTGACGAAGAAGTCAGCCTGCGGACGATCGAGTATCTGGACGGCAACCCGCAGCAGGGCCGGCTGGTCCCGCGGATGATCGGATTCGCCAGCGAAGCCGAGCGAGAGTTCTTCGACATGATCTGTTCGGTCGACGGAGTGGGTTCGAAGAAAGCTCTGCGAGCGATGGTGCGGCCGGTTCAGGAAGTGGCGGAAGCGATCGAAGAGCGGGATATCAAAACTCTCAGCACACTGCCGGGCATCGGTCCCGCCGTCGCCGAACGCATCGTCGCCAAACTTCGCCGCAAGATGGCCAAGTTCGCCCTGATGGTTGCCGTCGACGTGCCGGACAGCTCTGATCGCGACGTCCTGGCCGATTCCTACGAAGCGCTGCTTAGCGTCGGTCATTCGCCCCAGGATGCCCGCAAGCGGATCGACCTGGTTCGCGGCAGCGGCAAGAAGCTCAAGACCGTGGAAGACGTCCTGTCCGAAATCTATCAAAGCCAGCGCGGCTGAGTGTTCTGCAGGATCGAATGCCGCAGGCTGAGAAACAGAGATGGGATGTTGCTACGCATGACAGGAACGGGTTTTTTATCGCGGTTCCGGCCCCCTCCCGCAAATCGCTCCGCTCTTGCGACCTCCCCCGGACGCTGCGCTGGGGGGAGGCAGAATGATCCGCGGCATCATTCACGCAGAGCGCTGCCGCCGTTGTACTGACGAATCGCTCTTCTTTCTGATTGAATCATGACCCAAAACATCGAAGCCGATTTTCGGCGAGTTCACGACACAAATGTCAGCACCTGTTTTCTGCCGAACAGCGCGATCGAAATCATCGGCGGCTTCCTGCCGAAAGATGCTCCCGCGCATGTCCTGTTCGATTTTGACGGGACGCTGAGCCTGATTCGCGAAGGCTGGCCGGAAATCATGGTCCCGATGATGGTCGAATACCTGATCGACACAGGCACCGACGAAAGCCCGGAAGTGTTGAGCGGCGTGTGTTCCCGGTTCGTCATGGAGCTGACCGGCAAGCAGACGATTTATCAGATGATGAGACTTGCCGAAGAAGTGACTCAGCGCGGCGGCACGGCTCTGGAACCGATTACCTACAAGAACGAGTACCATGCTCGGCTGATGCGCCGGATCGAATCGCGCCGCGAGCGGCTGCGTTGTGGTGACGCGACGCCGGGGGAGATGCTGGTACCGGGCAGCGATTCTCTGCTGGAACGGCTGCAGCAGCGCGGCGTCACGATGTATCTGGCCAGCGGGACGGACGAACAATACGTCCGGGAAGAAGTCGAACTGCTGCAGCTTGACAAGTACTTTGGCCGGCACGTCTACGGAGCGCAGGATGACTATCAGGCGTTTTCGAAGGCTCAGGTCATCGAACGAATTCTGGCCGACAACCGGGTCTCCGGCGGGGCTCTGCTGGGTTTCGGCGACGGTTATGTGGAAATCCAGAATGTCCGTGACGCCGGCGGAACGGCCGTCGCCGTGGCCAGCGACGAAGCGAATCGCAGCGGGCAACCCGATCCCTGGAAACGCGAACGTCTGATCGCAGCCGGCGCGCATGCGGTCGTGCCGGACTACGGCGATGCCGAACGGCTGATCGGATGGCTCTGGAAGGAACAGGAGTAGCCCGATGCCTTACCCGCAACTGGATCGTTTTGCCGTTCGCATGGAACCGCTTCGAGCGCGTCAGAACAAGAAGACGATTGACGTCGACCACGTGTCTCCCGATGCCGCGCCGCGACCGTTATCAAGCGACGGTCGGCGAGTCGTCGAAGAAGCCGTCGAACGCATTCGCACCGCGCGGGCAAATGACCGGCCGGTCGTGGTGGCGTTCGGCGCCCATTCGATCAAGAACGGCCTGGCTCCCGTGTTTCGGCGGCTCATCGAACACGGCTGGGTTACTCATTTGGCGACGAACGGGGCCGGCATCATTCACGACTGGGAATTCGCGTATCAGGGTCAGAGCTGCGAAAACGTCGAGGCGATGGTTGCTGAAGGACGCTTCGGCAACTGGCAGGACACCGGGTTCAACATCAATCTGGCGCTGAATGTGGGAGCTTTCGAAGGCAAAGGCTATGGCGAAGCCGTTGGTGCCATGATTGAAACGGAAGGTCTGAACATCGCGAGCGCCGATGAACTGCGGCGCATCGTTGTTGACTGTTTGGCGACCGATCCGCTCAGGTCCGCGGCGGCCGCGGATCTGTTGTACGTCGTGGAGAAGTTTGAGCTGCCGCCGGGACGCCTGCGGATTGCTCACCCGTGGAAAGCCTACAGCATTCAGGCGGCGGCATTCCGGATGGGAGTTCCGTTCACCAGCCACCCGATGATCGGCCACGACATCATCTACAATCATCCGATGAATCACTGCGCGGCACTGGGCCGAGCGGCGCAACGCGATTTTCTGGCGTTCGCGGAAAGCATCAGCCGGATTGACGGCGGCGTGTACGTGTCGATTGGATCGGCGGTGATGAGTCCGATGGTGTTCGAAAAATCGCTGTCGCTGGCTCAGAACCTGGCGATCCAGCGGGGCGAGCATATCGACGGCCACTACATTCTGGTCAGCGATCTTGCGGAATCGACGTGGAACTGGAGCTGCGGCGAACCTCCCGAAGAAAACCCGGCCTACTATCTTCGCTACAACAAGACGTTCAGCCGGATGGGCGGAACCATGCGATACCTGCAGTCCGATAACCGCGACCTGCTGCTGCACTTCGTTCAACTTCTGGGAGAACGCTCGCCGTGAATTCGAAGCTGCTGACAACGGAACGGCTGGAAGAAATCATTTCGCGGTTTCGATCGAGCCGCGTGGCGGTGCTGGGCGACTTCTTTCTGGACAAGTACCTGGATATCGACCCCGCTCTGGAAGAACCCAGCGTCGAAACGGGCAAGCCGGCTCACCAGGTGGCTTCGGTCCGCTGTTACCCCGGAGCGGCGGGAACGGTTGTGTCGAATCTTGCGGCGCTGGAAACCGGCACGCTGCATGCCATCGGGTTTGCCGGCGATGACGGCGAGGCCTTTGAGCTTCGCCGCGGACTGGACCGGCTTCGCTGTTCCACGCGGCATCTGCATGCGACATCGGAACGATTTACGCCGACGTATTTGAAACCTCGTGACATGACGATTCCGGGACTGGCCGGCGAACATTCGCGTATCGATACCAAGAACCGGAAGCGAACTCCCGAAGCGATTGAACGTGCGATCATTGATTCCGTGACGGAACTCGCGCCGCAGGTTGATGCGGTCATCATTCTGGATCAGGCGGAAGCCCGCGACTGCGGAGCCGTGACCGGCACCGTTCGCGACACTCTGGCTGATCTGGCGCTCCGAAACCCGCGAGTCCACTTCTGGGCGGACAGCCGCCGGCGTATCCACGAGTTTCGAAACGTCATCATCAAGCCCAACGAATTCGAAGCGGTGGGCAACGAAGACCCGCGTCCCGGACAGAAAGTCGACATCGCCGAACTTCGTGCTGCGGTCGGCAAACTTCGTCAGCAAACGGCAGCTCCGCTGTTCATCACTCGCGGCGCGGACGGAATGTTCGTCAGTGATCCGGAATGGACGGCTGTGCCGGGTGTCCGCGTTTCCGGAGAAACAGATACCACCGGTGCCGGTGACAGTGCCACGGCCGGATGCGTGCTGGCGCTCTGCGCCGGAGCAACCTATGTCGAAGCGGCTGTGATCGGCAACCTGGTCGCGTCCATCACCATTCAGCAGTTGGCGACGACAGGAACCGCTCGCCCTGACGAATTGATCCCGCGTTTGAAACAGTGGCACGCGCAGTTCGACGACGCCGATTGATTCGAACGAAAAGGCTGCCGACCGTCGGCAGGTTTTTCCAAAACCTGCCAGCCGTCAGCTTCGGCACTGCTGAACGTACCACGCACCCTGCGGCGACAGACCCCGCGATGGTTGGCACGCTGGCGGGCTCCCGGCCCGGTTTTGGAAAAACCGGGCGACGGCTGGGAACGCGTGACCGGTTGACTCACAGGCACAGCATGTACGAAACCAGATCGTCCTTTTCCTGCGCGGACAGGTTCAACTGCAGCACCAGGTTGAAGAACTCCACAGTGTCGTGCAGAGTCGGGCAGCGACCGTCGTGAAGGTACGGCGGAGAATCCCGGATTCCTCGCAGGGGAAACGTCTTGATCGGACCTTCGGGTCGGCAGACAAGAAACCGTTCGACGGCCAGATCGTGCATGTAATCGTCGACAAACGCCGGGCCGTAGTGACACTTCGAACACTGCGCCTTACCGTGAAACAGCGCTTCTCCGCGCAGTTCAGCGGGAGTGGCCTTGTCCGGAATGAGTCTCATCAATGGATCAAGTTTCGGTGCGGGCGGATAGTCCAGTATTGCATTTAGGTCACCCATCCGGTTGGTCACTTCGCGTTTGACGGCTCGCGGACCAATCGCCTGCTGCATTCCGGGATCGCCGTCGAAATACTCTTCGACTTCCGAAAAATGATCCATGCTGCGAATCGAACGCTTCGACGAAAGCTGCATCAGGTTGTAGTTGCCGCGCATCGTCGGTGTATCTGTTCGCAGACGAGCCAGATTCGGCCGTGAATCCGGGCCGAGTTCAAACGCGCCGTTGGTGTGCCCGTTGACGTGGCAGTCAAAGCAGGCGACTCCCTTTGACGGAGTCTCCGTGATTCGGTGATCGGTGTGGTTGAACCAGGTCGTCGGCGACGGACGCAGCAGTTCCTTCAGTCCTTCCATCTGTTCCGGAGTCAGCAGGCCGTCAAAGATTTCATAGTAGTTGTCGAGCGTGACTTCGAGGCCGTTGGTCACGTCTCCCAGTTCCTTGTGCGTCGTCAGAAACATCGGTGGCGGAAATTCCGGCAGATAGGTGTCAGGAAAATCCATGTCCACGTCGATGCGCCGGTGTTCGGGATGCGCCTTGATCCAGTTTTCCGGAAACACCATGTGAGCCACCGACTGCAGCGGATGCGACAGCGGCGAATACGGGAACAGTTCGCGACGACGAATCTCGTCCGGCGGCAGTTCCGCCAGAGCCTCAAACGATGCCACGCCGTCCGGCAGTTTCGCAACCGGTCCCTGCATCACCGGCTTGCCTCCCGACATGAACTGTCCGGGAATCGCCTCGCCGCTGAAGTTGTACCGGCCGCTCATGTAGGCCCGGACATCCTGCATGAGTCCGGGCTTTTGACGCTGATGAAACGACAGCCATTGCTCGAATCTCATGGGAAGGACCGGCGACGCGAACGACGTCGCTCCGCGACCGTAGTACCGATGCAAATCAAACGGCGTTCGCAGTCCCTTGTCGATGGTCGGGTACAACAGCAGGTCCTCCGTGAAATCTGTCGCCGGGACGAATCCGCGACCGGCCCCCTGCTCGGCCGCGGCGCTTTCGGCCGAATTGCCGCCGGTGGCATTCGCGGGTTCTGTTGTCTCGCCAGTGACGTCGGCCACCATCGGCACCGCAACCGCCGGCGCACCAAAGCCGGTGGGAGAAAACGAAATCGTCTGTCGTCGCTGAGGAACGCGGCTCAGATCGCTGCCTCGGTAAAGCTCGTAAGACTTATGCACTCCGATGCCGACAACGATCAACACGATGGCCATCACGGCCCTGCCAAGATGCTGCTTCATGAAATCGTGACCTGTTTTTCTGATTGGGAATGGGGCGGCGCCTGTCGGAGCAAAACCCAGCCGACGGCGACGAAGACAAGGTTCTTGAAAATGAACTCCCCTTCAATCGTGGGAGCAAACGGAACAAACTTGAACATGAATTCCGGCAGCACAAACAGCGGCACGAATGTTCCCGCGATGTGAATCAGAAACAGCCACAGCGCCGGACGGACCAGAACATTCAGCAACAACGCAGCGCCTATGGTGCATTCAAGCAGAGCCAGCCACAGCATCACCGTTCGCGGCCCGATGGAATGCAGCGACAGCCGCATGATCGTCTGAGTCGCCAGCAGTTCCGCGGGGCTCAGGTCCGGATAGAACTTCAGAAGCCCGAAGTAAAAGTACACCGCGCCAAGAGCCAGGCGCAGCGGCGCCAGAGACTGCTGACGACCTTGGCGGGCATCGCTCATGGCTGCGGGATCCGGATGGAAGATGAGTCAGCCGGTCATTCTCCGGCACCGCCAGGGCGTTGTCTGTCGACGGCAGCGCAGAGTTCCTGTCGCTGATTTCCTACAGTGCAGCCGGGCGGGGTCAGCCGTCGATCTGGTGTTCCAAAGCGTAGCGGATGAGTTCCTGCGTCGATTTCAGGTTCAGTTTTTCCAGAATTCGAGCACGATACGTCGACGCCGTACTGGTGCTGATTTTCATTTGCTCCGAGCATTCCTGCAGACTCCTGCCGGCTCCCAGATGACGCAGAAAATCAAATTCGCGCTGTGACAGCGCCGCCAGTCCGACCCGCTCGCGTTTCGGGCGCCGCAAAGACTCCAGCACTGCGGAGGACACAGCGGGCGAGACATAAATCCCGCCGTTGTAAACCGTGCGGATGGCGTCCAGGAGTTCCTCCACGGCGGCAGATTTGATCACATATCCGTGGGCTCCCGATTCCAGAATCCTCACCGCGTAGTGCAGATTTTCGTGAACGGTCAGCACCAGAATTCGGATGGCCGGCTGTTCCCGCAGCAGTTGTTCAATGACTCCCGGAGCGTCGCGATCGCCCAGCGAATAATCCAGCACCATCACATGCGGATGCGAAGCGCGAGCTTCTTCGATGGCCTGCTGACCGCCGCCGGCCTGAGCGACGACGCAGATCCGGCCGCTGTCTTCCAGGATCCGCGCCAAAGCCTGCCGGACCATGGCATGGTCGTCAGCCAGAACAACGCGAATTGTGGATTCCGCAGGCATTGGGTCAGGTGATCCGGTCAGTCAACGAGGTTCCCCGGAAACGTACAGACACGAGCCGAGTCACGTCCCGCGAACGGCGTTGCTGTGAAGTTCTCAGCGAGCCACGACTGCTTTGTCAGCACGGAAATGATGCCTTGTGTGGCACTGGCCGGGCCAGTGGTTTCCGAAGAGCAGGCGCACTGTCACAGCCAGTGCCACACATCAAGACACGTCGGTGAGCCCCTATCTTTCGAAGTTTTCCAGCGGAATCGTCACGTCGATCGTTGTCCCGTTGTCGGGTGAGGTTTTCAGCAGGAACCGACCGCCCAGCAGTTCCGCTCGTTCCTGCATTCCCAGCAGGCCGAGTCGGCGTGACTTCCGCGCCTGATCAGCGTCGAATCCCGCGCCGTCGTCGCTGACTGTCAGTTGCAGCGAATCTTCGCTGACGGTCAGTTTCACGGCAGCATGATGCGTCCGGGCGTGTTCTGCAATGTTGGCCAAAGCTTCCTGCAGAACTCGATACGTGTTTTCTCCGACGACTGCCGGAACTTCTTCGCGATGAAACTGCAGATCAGCGTCGACCGTCACACCGGTGCGGTCCTGAAATTCGGACAGATGCGATTCGACGGCGGCACGCAGTCCCAGATCATCCAGCACGCTGGGCCGCACGCGCGACGCGATGCGATGCAGACTTTTCAAAAGCGAGTCGGTTTCCTCGATGGCCCGCTGCAATCGTGACTGAACCTGCGGACTGAGCTGCTGCCGGGCCGCTGACTTCAGATCCAGACTGATTGCCGTGACCTGCTGGCCAAGCTCATCGTGCAGGTCTCGCGAAAGATGTTTTCGTTCCGTTTCCTGAGCCGCCAGCAATCGCGTGGAAAGCTGCCGCAGGCGAGATTCGGAATCGGCGATCAGGCGCTTCTGCCGATCTCGCAGCTCGGCGGATCGAGCCCAGATCCAGGACAGCGGAAACACCAGCAGCATCGCTCCGGCACACATCAGCAGCAGTTGCCGCAGCAGCAGTTCCGAATGAGCGGTCGCGACGTTTCGGGAAACATACGCCACCAGCAGCAGCGAATTGTCTTCGCCGGCGATGTCTCGCGGCGCAGCGGCGGTTCCCTGGCCGTTCGGACGGATGCGCGCGGCTGCCAGCAATGCGTCGCCGGACTGCCAGTGTCCCGGTATGGGCTGGCGAACTCGCTGCCATTCGTCGGGAAAGTCAGTGCGAAAGCTGTGGTCATGACCCAGCAGCCAGCCCCATTCATGTTCCCGGCGACGAGCCTGAAGGTACTCGCCGTCCGAATTCAACAGCACGACTTCCCCTTCAAAGCCGGCGGAGATTTCGCGAAGGTGTTCCAGCAGTCGTTCGCCAAGATAGTTCAACACCAGCAGTCCCCGCTGACGGCCGCTGGCGTCAAACACGGGAGTGACAAAGCGAATCACGGGTTTCACGGGGTCTTCAATGCGTCCATGTTCAACGTTCAGGTCGAACGGCGAAACGAAGATCTCTCCGTCCTTCAGCGAAAGCGCTTCTCGATAGTAGTACCGGTCCGACTTGCTCTGCAGTTCCGCGACAGGCACGATTCGAGCGGCGTCGCCTTCGAAATTGACCCGAGTGATTTCTCGGCCGTTTGGATCCAGACAGCGAATCTGATCGTAGATTCCCTTTCGCAGAGCGAAGTGCAGGTGTTCGCGTTCCACGGTGGCCCGCGCTGTCTCGTCGCCGGCGACGAATCGCTGCAGCACTTCCTGCTGAGCCAGATACAGCAGATCGGAACGGACCGATTGGAATTCCCGCGACAGGAACTCCCGTTCGATCGCCAGCACCGCATCACGTTCGCGTTCGGTGATAATTCGCTGCAGGCCGAGATCCTGCCGATACAGCAGCCATGCGGTTCCCAGCAGCACGACCGTCGCCGCCAGCAGCGCAGTCGCCAGCCGTCGAACAAACCCCGGCGAAATGCGACTGACACGATTGGCATTCACATCATTCATGCTCAGCTTCTACCGCCAGCGGTGCGGAATGAGGCTCGCCGGCACGAGATCCGGAAAACTCCGGAAAGCACCGACGATCACCGCGGCACGATTCGGACGATCGTTCAGTGGCGTCGCGCGAAGATGATCCGGTCACGCACGCCAGGGCCGCAGTGTAGCACGAGCGGAAACCTTCGCGTCGGCTGGCAAATTTCGCCACCGGAATCGGCAGGGACGCGCCCGTCCACGTCAGGGCGGATGAACGACCGGAGAAATCCTCCGCAACCCCGCGTGCAATGCAGCGCTGAGCCATCTGCCGGCACCCAATCGCGACGGTCGATTAGTCGTTCTTCCGAAATCAGAACGCCGACGACGTCACGCGGGAATGGCTCGTCGGGCAACCGGCGCGGAAGCACCACGCGACATGAAGACGACCAAAGCGATACCGCACAGCAGCACGGTGAGGCAAAAGATCAGACGCGAAGTCGGCGTGGGATCGGGTAAATCGTTGACCGATGTGTAATGGCCAAACGGCGATGCACTGATGCTCGGTTGCCGGGAGTTGTACCGAACCTCAATCTCCTGCCCTTCCGCCACCGAATGGAATTCCGACTCACTCAGTGTCTCATCATCGATGTACGTCTTACCGTCTTCGGCAACGAATGAATATTGCATCTTGAAGCTCTTATCGAGCGTGATTCCGACGCGATGGACCAGAGCCGTGGCACTCTTGTGTGTAACCGTCCCGGTCGTTGTCAGATCTCTGTTGACGACAACCGGCTTGCCAAAACTCGTGACCGCATTGTAGGTGCCCACGACGCCCAGAAGAATCATCCCGGCCGCGATCACGTAGCCTGTCTTCGTTCCCATGACTTGTCTTTCTCCCGGGATCGGAACTGCGCAACCTGCCGGATGGTGCCAAACGACAGCGTCGAAACTGTGGTCAGTCGAGGAGCCGGGTCGGAACCCGCAACCGCTGTAACCTTAGCTTTCGAATTCACGCCGGTTGTCATTTTTCACGAGAATCGGGCGATTCCGGTTGGCCCGGTCGTTGTCCGCCAGAATGACGGTCTTTGCGCGCGGCTGCCGAGCGGCTGTTCATCGCTTACCGGCGCCGGACCGCGACCGTTCAATCCGGCATTTCGCCCTTCGCCTGCTGAAGTTGCTGACGTTCCGGAAGAGCCTTGTAGAACGGGTCCAGCGGAAAGCAGCCGGATATCAAACCGTTGCGAGGCCCGGTCGTGCAGTCGCTGAACGTGCGGCAGATCTTCTTTCGCGTCAGAGTTCGTCCGGCCAGAACGTCGGCGGGAAGATCCGGATAGCTGAGCACCATGCGG
Encoded here:
- the ruvA gene encoding Holliday junction branch migration protein RuvA, which translates into the protein MITRITGILVHLSDVAATLKIGGFEHEVLVPDLVRRQLQGRLDEEVSLRTIEYLDGNPQQGRLVPRMIGFASEAEREFFDMICSVDGVGSKKALRAMVRPVQEVAEAIEERDIKTLSTLPGIGPAVAERIVAKLRRKMAKFALMVAVDVPDSSDRDVLADSYEALLSVGHSPQDARKRIDLVRGSGKKLKTVEDVLSEIYQSQRG
- a CDS encoding cytochrome B6, with the translated sequence MKQHLGRAVMAIVLIVVGIGVHKSYELYRGSDLSRVPQRRQTISFSPTGFGAPAVAVPMVADVTGETTEPANATGGNSAESAAAEQGAGRGFVPATDFTEDLLLYPTIDKGLRTPFDLHRYYGRGATSFASPVLPMRFEQWLSFHQRQKPGLMQDVRAYMSGRYNFSGEAIPGQFMSGGKPVMQGPVAKLPDGVASFEALAELPPDEIRRRELFPYSPLSHPLQSVAHMVFPENWIKAHPEHRRIDVDMDFPDTYLPEFPPPMFLTTHKELGDVTNGLEVTLDNYYEIFDGLLTPEQMEGLKELLRPSPTTWFNHTDHRITETPSKGVACFDCHVNGHTNGAFELGPDSRPNLARLRTDTPTMRGNYNLMQLSSKRSIRSMDHFSEVEEYFDGDPGMQQAIGPRAVKREVTNRMGDLNAILDYPPAPKLDPLMRLIPDKATPAELRGEALFHGKAQCSKCHYGPAFVDDYMHDLAVERFLVCRPEGPIKTFPLRGIRDSPPYLHDGRCPTLHDTVEFFNLVLQLNLSAQEKDDLVSYMLCL
- a CDS encoding response regulator transcription factor, whose translation is MPAESTIRVVLADDHAMVRQALARILEDSGRICVVAQAGGGQQAIEEARASHPHVMVLDYSLGDRDAPGVIEQLLREQPAIRILVLTVHENLHYAVRILESGAHGYVIKSAAVEELLDAIRTVYNGGIYVSPAVSSAVLESLRRPKRERVGLAALSQREFDFLRHLGAGRSLQECSEQMKISTSTASTYRARILEKLNLKSTQELIRYALEHQIDG
- a CDS encoding HAD hydrolase-like protein — encoded protein: MTQNIEADFRRVHDTNVSTCFLPNSAIEIIGGFLPKDAPAHVLFDFDGTLSLIREGWPEIMVPMMVEYLIDTGTDESPEVLSGVCSRFVMELTGKQTIYQMMRLAEEVTQRGGTALEPITYKNEYHARLMRRIESRRERLRCGDATPGEMLVPGSDSLLERLQQRGVTMYLASGTDEQYVREEVELLQLDKYFGRHVYGAQDDYQAFSKAQVIERILADNRVSGGALLGFGDGYVEIQNVRDAGGTAVAVASDEANRSGQPDPWKRERLIAAGAHAVVPDYGDAERLIGWLWKEQE
- a CDS encoding PfkB family carbohydrate kinase, whose protein sequence is MNSKLLTTERLEEIISRFRSSRVAVLGDFFLDKYLDIDPALEEPSVETGKPAHQVASVRCYPGAAGTVVSNLAALETGTLHAIGFAGDDGEAFELRRGLDRLRCSTRHLHATSERFTPTYLKPRDMTIPGLAGEHSRIDTKNRKRTPEAIERAIIDSVTELAPQVDAVIILDQAEARDCGAVTGTVRDTLADLALRNPRVHFWADSRRRIHEFRNVIIKPNEFEAVGNEDPRPGQKVDIAELRAAVGKLRQQTAAPLFITRGADGMFVSDPEWTAVPGVRVSGETDTTGAGDSATAGCVLALCAGATYVEAAVIGNLVASITIQQLATTGTARPDELIPRLKQWHAQFDDAD
- a CDS encoding histidine kinase; the protein is MNDVNANRVSRISPGFVRRLATALLAATVVLLGTAWLLYRQDLGLQRIITERERDAVLAIEREFLSREFQSVRSDLLYLAQQEVLQRFVAGDETARATVEREHLHFALRKGIYDQIRCLDPNGREITRVNFEGDAARIVPVAELQSKSDRYYYREALSLKDGEIFVSPFDLNVEHGRIEDPVKPVIRFVTPVFDASGRQRGLLVLNYLGERLLEHLREISAGFEGEVVLLNSDGEYLQARRREHEWGWLLGHDHSFRTDFPDEWQRVRQPIPGHWQSGDALLAAARIRPNGQGTAAAPRDIAGEDNSLLLVAYVSRNVATAHSELLLRQLLLMCAGAMLLVFPLSWIWARSAELRDRQKRLIADSESRLRQLSTRLLAAQETERKHLSRDLHDELGQQVTAISLDLKSAARQQLSPQVQSRLQRAIEETDSLLKSLHRIASRVRPSVLDDLGLRAAVESHLSEFQDRTGVTVDADLQFHREEVPAVVGENTYRVLQEALANIAEHARTHHAAVKLTVSEDSLQLTVSDDGAGFDADQARKSRRLGLLGMQERAELLGGRFLLKTSPDNGTTIDVTIPLENFER